A window of the Henckelia pumila isolate YLH828 chromosome 3, ASM3356847v2, whole genome shotgun sequence genome harbors these coding sequences:
- the LOC140889874 gene encoding uncharacterized protein translates to MSCIVWNVRGLGNQRAFQELKRLIAEKKPSFLFICETRKRDINTNQWEHVLEFDGCFSVDYRGHSGGLCLLWREPLVVSIKSFSKGHIDCMVEHNDKKWRFTGLYGNPDTSLRFHSWLLLQRLAGIHELQGLPWLVGGDFNEIFFDSEKLGRNKRPTTQTKCFREALYNCNLQSLHCDGETFTWVNRRVGDGLIFENLDRYVSSFDWRMLYPTTRCSSLYFYHSDHRPLLMHLGVLSHTDLFRPKSCDKLFRFEATWMKKLNSSVTTVMNNMLDAPFTQSDVKKSLFDMSPDKALGPNGMSMLFYQKYWHIVWEDVTKASLDVLNEGASMDCWNKTVITLIPKVQNPLMMKEVRPINLCNVCYKIISQALTNRLRPIMKSFIDETQSSFVLGRLITDNVILGFETIHWMQNRKTGNDGFAALKLDMSKAYERVEWYFLELIMRKMGFREGWISKIMRCISSVSYSFSLNQQLVGHLNPQRGIRQGDPLSPYLFTLCAQGVVTRIHDSLVFFKATRESCSSVLECLCTYEKPSGQGHEIYLGLSMFSMHVKIIQFGYLLERVVRQINGCEGKMFSVGGNEVLIKSVLQAMPSYSMSCFRIPKATCASIEKDCADIGGEWIKVPPKDCLFLDVDASFNQETNCGGLGGVIRNHRGQVVVAFGKRIQILCFLGLLKLTGESSEEEFPYDSEIERTLHRLRRKARRRQEEDELQAKNLTRAMMADNANLSLR, encoded by the exons ATGAGTTGTATTGTTTGGAATGTCCGAGGGCTTGGGAACCAACGAGCATTCCAGGAACTAAAGCGGCTTATTGCCGAAAAGAAACCCTCTTTCTTATTTATTTGTGAAACACGTAAGAGAGATATTAATACTAATCAGTGGGAACATGTGCTTGAGTTTGATGGTTGTTTCTCTGTTGACTATCGGGGCCATAGTGGGGGCTTATGCCTATTATGGAGGGAGCCGCTAGTGGTGTCTATTAAATCTTTCTCTAAGGGCCATATTGATTGCATGGTGGAGCATAATGATAAGAAATGGAGATTCACTGGGCTCTATGGTAATCCTGACACAAGCCTTAGATTTCATTCATGGTTGCTACTCCAGCGATTGGCAGGGATACATGAGCTCCAGGGTCTCCCCTGGCTTGTTGGCGGTGATTTTAATGAGATTTtttttgatagtgagaaattagGGAGGAATAAGAGGCCGACAACACAGACAAAGTGTTTTAGGGAAGCTCTTTACAACTGTAACCTACAGAGTCTTCATTGTGATGGGGAAACATTTACGTGGGTCAATCGAAGGGTAGGTGATGGGCTGATATTTGAAAATTTGGACAGATATGTGAGCTCATTTGATTGGCGTATGCTATACCCGACGACGAGATGCTCATCATTGTATTTTTACCACTCGGACCATCGACCACTGCTCATGCATCTTGGTGTTTTGAGCCATACTGATCTGTTTCGGCCTAAGTCTTGTGATAAATTATTCAGGTTTGAAGCCACATGGATGAAGAAGCTGAAT TCTTCTGTCACTACTGTTATGAATAACATGTTGGATGCACCTTTTACTCAATCTGATGTGAAAAAATCCCTCTTTGATATGAGTCCAGATAAGGCTCTTGGACCTAATGGAATGTCGATGCTCTTTTATCAGAAATATTGGCATATTGTATGGGAGGATGTGACTAAAGCTTCCCTTGATGTTCTAAATGAAGGAGCCTCAATGGATTGCTGGAACAAAACCGTTATCACCCTTATACCCAAAGTACAAAACCCACTAATGATGAAAGAGGTTCGACCTATCAATTTGTGCAACGTCTGCTACAAAATAATTTCACAAGCATTGACTAACAGATTGAGGCCGATTATGAAAAGCTTCATCGATGAAACACAGAGCTCCTTTGTTCTTGGAAGATTGATAACAGATAATGTTATTCTTGGTTTTGAGACGATCCACTGGATGCAGAATAGGAAAACAGGGAATGATGGCTTTGCAGCTCTTAAATTGGACATGAGCAAAGCGTATGAACGGGTGGAGTGGTACTTTCTTGAATTAATAATGCGCAAGATGGGTTTTCGTGAAGGGTGGATAAGCAAAATTATGAGATGCATATCGAGTGTCAGTTATTCCTTCTCACTGAATCAACAATTGGTGGGTCACCTCAATCCTCAACGTGGGATCCGTCAAGGGGATCCTCTCTCCCCGTATCTATTCACATTGTGTGCTCAgggtgtagtgacccgtatcc ATGATAGTTTGGTATTCTTTAAAGCGACGAGAGAGAGTTGCTCAAGTGTACTGGAATGCCTGTGTACATACGAAAAACCATCTGGCCAG GGCCATGAGATCTATTTGGGGCTCTCGATGTTTTCTATGCACGTTAAGATAATCCAGTTTGGTTATCTGCTAGAGAGAGTGGTGCGCCAAATAAATGGCTGCGAGGGTAAAATGTTTTCAGTGGGAGGAAATGAAGTCTTGATTAAGTCTGTGCTGCAAGCTATGCCGTCATATTCCATGTCTTGCTTCCGTATTCCAAAGGCGACCTGTGCCTCTATTGAGAAGGATTGTGCAGACATTGGTGGGGAATGGATAAAA GTACCCCCGAAAGATTGCCTATTCCTGGATGTGGATGCAAGTTTCAATCAGGAAACTAATTGTGGAGGATTAGGCGGGGTTATTCGGAATCATCGGGGTCAGGTCGTGGTTGCTTTTGGTAAACGAATTCAGATCCTG